A DNA window from Flavisolibacter ginsenosidimutans contains the following coding sequences:
- a CDS encoding sodium:solute symporter, with protein sequence MNAFDWLVIVVVLVGIVLYGLYKSRTSRNLEGYFLSNRNLPWYVVLLSIMGTQASAITFMSGPGQAFSDGMRFLQYYFGLPLAMVVICITFVPLFNRLKVYTAYEFLEKRFDNKTRTLTSFLFLLQRGLSTGISIYMPSIIVSSLFGWDVFWVNLLSGGALIIYTVSGGAKAVAHTQKIQLLLIFSAMAAAAYVVIHSLPQSVTVGDALNISGKAGRTNIITTGFEKGSFDWNDKYNLFSGLIGGFFLSLSYFGTDHSQVGRYLTAQNNRESKLGLLMNGLVKIPMQFGILLLGVLLFAYYQFNSSPITFNEGLLKEVQSSSSKDSLQNLQRRFEVLSQEKQKINAAYVAARHEQNNETKAKLEENLRQLSHSQDSCRTAFANLAKTSVNKKDNGADYVFLTFIKNVLPAGLRGLLLSIIFLASWSSIAAALNSLAASTVVDFHERFKRNGRGETAYRTAKWYTLAWGVFSVLVAEFAHNLGQSLIETVNVLGSLFYGVILGIFLVAFYLKRVSGTAVFVAALFIETFVVLLFFKQNIPALSWLPTISFLWLNAIGAIGVMLVAVLLQTFSQAPKKEK encoded by the coding sequence ATGAACGCATTCGATTGGTTGGTGATCGTTGTGGTGCTCGTGGGCATTGTGCTCTACGGCTTGTACAAAAGCCGCACAAGCCGCAACCTCGAAGGCTATTTTCTTTCCAACCGCAACCTGCCCTGGTACGTCGTGCTGCTCAGCATCATGGGCACACAGGCCAGTGCCATCACTTTTATGTCGGGGCCGGGACAAGCCTTTTCCGACGGCATGCGTTTTCTTCAATATTACTTTGGATTACCGCTTGCAATGGTGGTCATCTGCATCACCTTCGTTCCCTTGTTTAACCGTTTGAAGGTTTACACGGCTTATGAATTTTTGGAAAAGCGCTTCGATAATAAAACAAGAACGCTGACGTCGTTTTTGTTTTTGCTGCAACGCGGATTGTCGACGGGCATCAGCATTTACATGCCTTCCATTATCGTTTCTTCGCTCTTTGGCTGGGATGTTTTTTGGGTCAACCTTTTGAGCGGCGGTGCGCTAATCATCTACACGGTAAGCGGCGGCGCAAAGGCTGTGGCGCACACGCAAAAAATTCAACTCCTGCTCATTTTTTCGGCGATGGCCGCCGCCGCTTATGTTGTTATTCACTCTTTACCCCAAAGCGTAACCGTTGGTGATGCGTTGAACATCAGCGGCAAGGCGGGTCGCACCAACATCATCACCACGGGCTTTGAAAAAGGAAGCTTTGACTGGAACGACAAATACAACTTGTTCAGCGGATTGATTGGCGGTTTCTTTCTATCGCTTTCTTATTTCGGTACAGATCATTCACAGGTTGGCCGTTATCTCACCGCACAAAATAACCGTGAAAGCAAACTTGGTTTGCTCATGAACGGTCTGGTAAAAATTCCGATGCAGTTCGGCATTTTGCTGCTCGGTGTTTTGTTGTTTGCCTATTATCAATTTAACTCCTCGCCCATAACATTCAACGAAGGTTTGCTGAAAGAAGTGCAGTCATCATCTTCTAAAGATTCCCTTCAAAATCTTCAGCGGCGATTCGAAGTTCTTTCGCAGGAAAAACAAAAGATCAATGCGGCATACGTCGCGGCAAGACACGAACAAAACAACGAAACCAAAGCAAAACTCGAAGAGAATCTTCGGCAATTGAGCCACAGCCAGGACAGTTGTCGCACGGCCTTTGCCAATCTTGCAAAAACATCTGTAAATAAAAAAGACAACGGCGCCGATTACGTCTTTCTTACGTTCATTAAAAACGTGCTTCCGGCCGGATTAAGGGGCTTGCTTCTTTCCATTATTTTTTTAGCGTCGTGGAGTTCCATTGCGGCGGCGTTGAATTCATTGGCGGCAAGTACAGTGGTTGATTTTCACGAACGCTTTAAACGGAACGGCCGCGGCGAAACGGCTTACCGCACGGCCAAATGGTACACGCTTGCCTGGGGAGTTTTTAGCGTGCTGGTGGCCGAGTTTGCACACAACCTGGGTCAAAGCCTTATCGAAACGGTGAACGTTTTAGGTTCTCTTTTTTACGGCGTCATTCTCGGTATTTTTCTCGTTGCCTTTTATCTAAAAAGAGTTAGCGGTACGGCTGTTTTTGTAGCGGCGCTTTTCATTGAAACATTTGTTGTGTTGCTTTTCTTCAAACAAAATATTCCTGCCTTAAGCTGGCTCCCTACCATTAGTTTTTTATGGCTGAACGCAATCGGTGCGATCGGTGTAATGCTAGTTGCCGTTCTTCTTCAAACATTTTCTCAAGCACCCAAAAAAGAAAAGTGA
- a CDS encoding GxxExxY protein, which translates to MTENEIAKVIVDVAFKIHNLFGPGLFESVYEELMEYELKKVFTNVRRQFAIALIHDELYIPTAFRADLLVENKVLIELKSIEICGALEFKQVRTYLNLTGYKLGLLINFNVPLIKNGIRRIVNGLEDD; encoded by the coding sequence ATGACGGAAAATGAAATAGCAAAAGTTATTGTTGACGTCGCGTTCAAGATTCACAATCTTTTTGGGCCCGGGCTCTTTGAATCAGTTTACGAAGAATTAATGGAATACGAATTAAAAAAAGTTTTCACTAACGTGCGAAGGCAGTTTGCTATTGCGCTCATTCATGATGAACTTTATATACCAACGGCCTTTCGTGCAGACTTGCTGGTAGAGAACAAGGTCTTGATAGAGCTAAAGTCAATCGAAATATGCGGCGCCCTGGAGTTCAAGCAGGTAAGAACTTATCTTAATCTAACGGGTTACAAATTGGGCTTGCTTATCAACTTCAATGTACCGCTAATTAAAAACGGCATCAGAAGAATTGTTAATGGCCTGGAAGACGATTAA
- a CDS encoding M14 family metallopeptidase: MKQCCALVLLLTTSLFATTQIPSPEQFLGYKIGTHYTPHYRIVEYFKAVTAASSSTVKLQQYGITNEGRPLLVVYVSSAQNISNLESIRSKNIERTTGGAKNNSGENVAVVWLSYNVHGNEAASSEASMLTLYALVDPSNTQTKTWLQNTVVIMDPCLNPDGRDRYVNWYNSVVGKTYNPSPESREHREPWPGGRSNHYNFDLNRDWAWQTQIETQQRLALYNQWLPQVHVDFHEQGYNNPYYFAPAAEPFHEVITPFQREFQAIIGRNHAKYFDEKGWLYFTKEQFDLLYPSYGDTYPIYNGSIGMTYEQGGIGAGLGVVTENGDTLTLVDRAMHHYTTGLSTIEVASKNAPRLIAEFEKYYREVNNGVGDVKAYVVKMNAGDTARMMALVDLLKKNNIHYFSGRGNNLRGLSYTSLKDEAFILSPADLIVPSGQPKGALVKVLFEQSTKLSDSATYDITAWSLPYAYGLQAYATEMPVTGLEEYRINKAVNIENGDPYAYVIPWTGLNAAKLTGRLLQKGVKLRFITTPFASGGQTFNRGSVIVMRTGNNATQNLFSLTRSLANDAGVRLATVTSGFVEKGLDFGSSSVVPIKRRKIAMITGEGVSSLAAGEVWHYFEQQLNYPLTLFNTTDVGRMNWNDYDVIIMPDGNYRFLSDKTSADALKAWINGGGHLIALEGALSNLSKLDWAIKAKKGEDTNTKDKDPLATLRRYDDRERESLKDFTPGSIYKVQLDNTHPLAFGYPSSYYTLKMDNSQYEFLKDDGWNVGVIKKDKAVSGFVGSSLSERLHNSLQFGVQNVGRGTVTYFADDVLFRSFWENGKLLFANAVFLVGQ; the protein is encoded by the coding sequence ATGAAGCAATGCTGCGCTCTTGTGTTGTTGTTAACGACCTCACTTTTTGCAACAACACAAATTCCTTCGCCAGAACAGTTTTTAGGTTACAAAATAGGAACGCATTACACGCCGCATTACCGTATTGTGGAATATTTTAAAGCCGTTACTGCCGCATCGTCTTCAACGGTGAAGCTGCAACAATACGGAATTACCAACGAAGGCCGTCCGCTGCTCGTAGTATATGTTTCATCGGCGCAAAACATCAGCAATCTTGAAAGCATCCGCTCAAAAAATATTGAACGAACAACCGGCGGCGCAAAAAATAATTCGGGAGAAAATGTTGCCGTTGTTTGGTTAAGCTACAACGTGCACGGCAACGAAGCCGCTTCTTCCGAAGCCTCTATGCTTACGCTTTATGCACTGGTTGATCCGTCGAACACGCAAACGAAAACCTGGCTGCAAAACACGGTGGTCATTATGGATCCGTGCCTGAACCCCGATGGCCGCGACCGTTATGTGAACTGGTACAATTCGGTTGTTGGGAAGACTTATAATCCGTCACCCGAAAGCCGCGAACACCGCGAACCCTGGCCCGGCGGGCGAAGCAATCATTACAACTTTGACCTGAACCGCGACTGGGCCTGGCAAACGCAAATTGAAACGCAGCAACGCCTCGCTCTGTACAATCAGTGGTTGCCGCAAGTGCACGTGGACTTTCACGAACAAGGCTACAACAATCCTTATTATTTTGCGCCGGCTGCAGAACCGTTTCACGAAGTCATCACACCGTTTCAACGCGAATTTCAAGCCATCATCGGCCGCAACCACGCAAAATATTTTGACGAGAAAGGCTGGCTTTATTTTACGAAAGAGCAATTTGATTTGTTGTATCCTTCGTATGGCGATACTTATCCTATTTACAACGGTTCTATCGGCATGACGTATGAGCAGGGCGGCATTGGCGCGGGTCTTGGCGTGGTTACCGAAAACGGCGACACGCTGACCCTTGTTGACCGTGCGATGCATCATTACACTACGGGCTTGAGCACAATCGAAGTCGCGTCGAAAAATGCACCGAGGCTAATCGCTGAGTTTGAAAAATATTACCGTGAGGTGAACAATGGCGTGGGAGATGTAAAGGCCTATGTGGTGAAGATGAATGCCGGGGATACGGCTCGTATGATGGCGCTTGTTGACCTGCTGAAGAAAAACAACATTCACTATTTCTCCGGCCGGGGAAATAACTTGCGCGGCTTGAGTTACACTTCATTGAAAGACGAAGCCTTCATACTTTCTCCGGCTGATTTAATTGTTCCTTCTGGTCAACCCAAAGGTGCCCTTGTAAAAGTGTTGTTCGAACAATCAACCAAGTTGTCTGATTCTGCCACCTACGACATCACCGCCTGGTCTTTGCCTTATGCTTATGGTTTGCAAGCTTATGCCACAGAGATGCCGGTAACGGGTTTAGAAGAATACCGCATCAACAAAGCGGTCAATATAGAAAACGGTGATCCTTATGCTTACGTGATTCCGTGGACGGGTTTGAACGCAGCAAAACTTACCGGCCGACTTTTGCAAAAAGGTGTGAAGCTGCGTTTCATCACCACACCGTTTGCGTCGGGTGGACAAACGTTCAACCGCGGTTCCGTTATTGTCATGCGAACCGGAAATAACGCAACGCAAAATCTGTTTTCGCTTACCCGCAGCCTGGCAAACGATGCCGGTGTACGACTGGCAACGGTGACTTCGGGCTTTGTTGAAAAAGGATTGGACTTTGGTTCATCGAGCGTGGTGCCGATTAAGCGAAGAAAGATAGCCATGATCACCGGCGAGGGTGTCAGTTCTCTTGCCGCAGGCGAAGTATGGCATTACTTTGAACAGCAGTTGAATTATCCGCTGACGCTGTTTAACACAACTGACGTTGGCCGCATGAACTGGAACGATTACGATGTCATCATCATGCCCGACGGCAATTATCGTTTTTTGAGCGACAAGACTTCTGCCGATGCGTTAAAGGCCTGGATTAACGGCGGCGGACACCTGATTGCACTGGAAGGTGCGCTGAGTAATTTATCAAAACTTGATTGGGCCATCAAAGCAAAAAAGGGAGAGGACACAAACACCAAAGACAAAGACCCACTTGCTACCTTACGGCGTTATGATGATCGCGAACGCGAATCGCTGAAAGATTTCACGCCGGGCTCTATTTACAAAGTGCAATTGGACAACACACATCCGTTGGCCTTTGGTTATCCATCTTCTTATTACACGTTGAAGATGGACAACAGTCAATACGAATTTTTGAAAGACGACGGCTGGAACGTGGGTGTGATAAAAAAAGACAAAGCCGTGTCGGGTTTTGTGGGTTCAAGTCTTTCGGAACGTTTGCACAACAGTCTTCAATTTGGTGTGCAGAATGTGGGTCGCGGCACGGTAACCTACTTTGCAGATGATGTGTTGTTTCGGAGTTTTTGGGAGAACGGAAAGTTGTTGTTTGCCAACGCGGTTTTTTTGGTGGGACAGTAG
- a CDS encoding TonB-dependent receptor, whose translation MLKRLLFLLTTLLASVFLFAQVTTGTITGTVKSSTGEALAGATVTAVHVPTGTKYVTAAKSGGQYTVPNVRVGGPYTVTVHFTGFSDQTFSDLNVALGTPLAIDVVLSISSQQLTEVTVSATARGGIINSQKNGTSTNVSARQIQALPSINRNIQDFARLTPQAKAGNGGTDGTSTGLSFAGQSNRYNQFSIDGANASDAFGLGSTGTNGGQANLNPISIEAIQEIQIVLAPYDVTQGGFTGGGINAVTKSGTNRLHGSVYGQYQNQSFVGKSSAYNSTISRLPYGDFKNQTFGASLGGPIIKNKLFFFVSAERFQKTTPVAFDPTIAGSGSKVNPDTLAAIKDFMQKNYGYDLGSYGAISNENQSTSLFGRIDWNISNVHRLTFRHNYVNGSNDVRSRSATTALFENTGYKFTDKSNSSVLELNSAFSSSMSNVLRLTYNRIRDQRISNAVPNIFISNFDLAQNANISYNLGSDFSSAANSLDQDVFTITDNFTLYKGKHTLTFGTNDEFFKSTNVFLQGFYGAYTYSAGNNSRNNLSNFFNNTGLTTYQIGYSTAGRGDKAPAILNSAQLSAYAQDVWSPSKNFKLTYGLRVDLPYISSKPAENTAFNNDFAAFDVKTNQMPKQRLMYSPRVGFNYLVPEQGLQVRGGFGLFTGRIPFVWISNQFSNTGIATKNLTFNANSTPTLASLVASGAIKFVFDKNDPQLGAYVPASGNAAPTAINVIDKNFKFPQVFRANLAADNKLGKSGLVSTVEVVYTKNVNNAFYSNLNISDNGESTVALGPTTRPYWTKQNLNTNYAQVIKLSNTSEGYSANFTAQLQKPFSKGWAASIAYNFGIATSLNDIPSSVALSNWRGVQTVNGLNKPELSISNFDVGSRITGFFSKEFKYLKHFATTFTVFYTGQSGQRLSYLYSTAASKDITGEDNSTTSLVYIPKTLAEANFADINNGKTASQQWADYQAFAASNPYLQKHAGQNAERNGDRMPFENHFDVRIAQDFLFKTHKLQVFFDVVNIGALLNQDWGRSYGTGSFPDGFFPITTTLFTPVVSGAQKKDGVAFTPTATAPAFQFNINNFTKIGEEYKAYNVNNFTSRWNAQIGVRYSF comes from the coding sequence ATGCTTAAGAGATTATTATTTCTGCTAACAACCTTGTTGGCATCTGTATTCCTATTTGCCCAGGTAACAACGGGGACGATTACGGGAACGGTTAAATCAAGCACAGGCGAAGCGCTGGCCGGTGCCACCGTTACTGCGGTGCACGTTCCTACGGGCACCAAATACGTGACCGCTGCAAAAAGCGGTGGCCAGTACACCGTTCCCAACGTTCGCGTTGGCGGCCCGTACACTGTTACCGTACATTTCACAGGGTTTTCCGATCAAACTTTTAGCGATTTAAACGTGGCATTGGGAACGCCGCTGGCCATAGATGTTGTGCTTTCCATAAGCTCACAGCAATTAACCGAGGTTACAGTATCGGCGACAGCCAGAGGCGGTATCATAAATTCTCAAAAGAACGGAACCTCAACCAACGTTTCTGCAAGGCAAATACAAGCCTTGCCGTCCATTAACAGAAACATTCAGGATTTTGCACGTTTAACCCCGCAGGCCAAAGCCGGAAACGGCGGAACGGATGGAACGAGCACGGGACTCTCTTTTGCGGGACAAAGCAACCGATACAATCAGTTTTCAATAGACGGAGCAAACGCAAGTGATGCCTTTGGTTTGGGTTCAACCGGCACAAACGGTGGCCAGGCAAACTTAAACCCCATTTCAATTGAGGCCATTCAGGAGATACAAATTGTGTTGGCGCCTTATGATGTTACCCAGGGCGGTTTTACAGGCGGCGGCATAAACGCAGTTACCAAGTCGGGTACAAACAGACTGCACGGGTCTGTATATGGTCAATACCAAAACCAAAGTTTTGTAGGCAAAAGCAGTGCGTATAATTCTACCATTAGCAGGCTTCCGTACGGCGACTTTAAAAACCAAACTTTCGGTGCAAGCCTGGGCGGACCGATCATCAAGAATAAATTGTTCTTTTTTGTAAGTGCGGAACGGTTTCAAAAAACAACTCCTGTTGCTTTTGACCCAACCATTGCCGGTTCCGGCTCAAAGGTTAATCCCGATACGCTGGCTGCTATTAAGGATTTCATGCAGAAAAATTACGGGTACGACCTGGGATCATACGGCGCTATTAGCAATGAAAACCAGTCTACCTCTCTCTTCGGACGCATTGACTGGAATATCAGCAATGTACACAGATTAACATTCCGTCATAATTACGTGAACGGTAGCAATGATGTAAGAAGCCGCTCTGCTACCACTGCGCTGTTTGAAAACACAGGTTATAAGTTTACGGATAAGAGTAACTCAAGCGTTCTGGAATTGAACAGTGCTTTTTCTTCGTCTATGTCAAACGTTCTCCGGCTTACGTACAACCGAATCAGAGACCAGAGAATCAGTAACGCCGTGCCAAACATTTTTATCTCAAATTTTGATTTGGCCCAAAACGCCAACATTTCTTATAATCTGGGCTCCGATTTTTCAAGCGCAGCAAACAGCCTTGACCAGGACGTTTTTACCATCACAGACAACTTCACTTTATATAAAGGAAAGCATACGTTGACCTTTGGTACAAATGATGAGTTCTTTAAAAGTACGAATGTGTTTCTGCAGGGTTTCTATGGTGCATATACATACAGTGCCGGTAACAACTCCCGCAATAACCTTTCAAATTTTTTCAACAATACCGGGTTAACCACCTATCAAATTGGTTATTCTACGGCTGGCAGAGGCGACAAGGCTCCCGCTATTTTAAATTCTGCACAGCTTTCAGCGTATGCCCAAGATGTTTGGTCGCCATCAAAAAATTTCAAGTTGACGTATGGCCTTCGTGTTGATCTTCCGTATATCAGCAGCAAGCCTGCGGAGAATACAGCCTTTAATAACGATTTCGCTGCGTTTGATGTAAAAACCAATCAAATGCCCAAGCAACGCTTGATGTATTCGCCGCGTGTTGGGTTTAACTACCTCGTACCAGAGCAAGGGCTTCAAGTGCGTGGTGGTTTTGGTTTGTTCACGGGAAGAATACCTTTTGTTTGGATATCAAACCAATTTAGCAATACAGGCATAGCAACAAAGAACCTAACGTTCAACGCGAATTCAACTCCAACCTTAGCCAGTTTGGTGGCATCGGGAGCGATAAAGTTTGTATTCGATAAAAATGATCCTCAACTGGGTGCTTACGTACCGGCAAGCGGGAACGCTGCCCCTACGGCTATTAACGTAATTGACAAAAACTTCAAATTTCCGCAGGTATTTCGGGCAAATCTGGCGGCAGACAATAAATTGGGAAAATCAGGATTGGTATCAACGGTTGAAGTGGTTTATACCAAAAACGTAAACAATGCCTTTTACAGCAATTTGAACATAAGCGACAACGGTGAGAGCACAGTGGCTTTGGGCCCTACCACCCGTCCTTATTGGACAAAGCAAAACTTAAACACGAACTATGCACAAGTAATTAAGTTGAGTAACACAAGCGAAGGTTATTCGGCCAACTTTACGGCACAACTGCAAAAACCTTTTAGTAAAGGATGGGCTGCATCCATTGCTTATAATTTCGGTATTGCCACATCATTGAACGACATTCCATCATCGGTAGCTCTTTCAAACTGGAGAGGAGTTCAAACAGTAAACGGGCTTAACAAACCTGAATTGAGCATTTCCAATTTTGATGTTGGTTCACGCATCACTGGTTTTTTCAGTAAAGAATTCAAATACCTGAAACACTTTGCCACGACGTTTACCGTGTTTTATACAGGACAATCCGGACAGCGGTTGTCATACTTATACAGTACAGCCGCAAGCAAGGATATTACTGGTGAGGACAACTCCACAACATCATTGGTGTATATCCCCAAAACACTGGCTGAAGCTAATTTCGCAGACATTAACAACGGGAAAACAGCTTCGCAGCAATGGGCTGACTACCAGGCATTCGCAGCCAGTAACCCTTATCTTCAAAAACACGCAGGTCAAAATGCAGAGCGCAATGGAGATAGAATGCCTTTTGAGAACCATTTTGATGTTCGCATAGCGCAAGACTTCTTGTTTAAAACGCACAAATTGCAAGTGTTTTTTGACGTTGTGAACATTGGCGCTTTATTGAATCAGGATTGGGGCCGTTCTTATGGTACGGGTTCGTTCCCTGACGGTTTCTTCCCGATTACAACCACATTATTTACTCCGGTAGTTAGTGGAGCGCAGAAGAAGGACGGCGTTGCGTTTACACCAACAGCAACCGCTCCTGCTTTCCAGTTCAACATCAATAATTTCACGAAAATTGGAGAAGAGTACAAAGCGTACAACGTAAATAATTTTACATCGCGTTGGAACGCACAAATTGGTGTACGGTATAGCTTCTAA
- a CDS encoding PIG-L family deacetylase, producing MKKIFLAPFAFIISFFGQAQTPSFPTSGDIYLGIKKLNVLGSVLYFAAHPDDENTRLLTYFSKDKLYRTGYLSLTRGDGGQNLIGDEQGIELGLIRTQELLAARRIDGAEQFFSRAYDFGYSKSPEETFTKWDREKILSDAVWVIRKFEPDVIITRFPTTGEGGHGQHTASAIIAVEAFRAAADPKRFPEQLQWVKPWQAKRLLWNTFNFGSANTTSPDQFKIDVGGFNPVLGKSYGEIAAESRSQHKSQGFGVARSRGEAIEFFRTLDGDAPANDLHEGVKTDWSKVASGTELQAIQSAVNDLTAGFDFSAPQKAVPQLLKLYKLLQASSFANSVWGLQKQKEIKDLIVAASGLWIEAFSNVPSAAQGDSLQISVALNNRLGQPMRLQKISGGTKPGEITKAFDTVLAKNRNFVFAQKIKIANDAPITQPYWLQEKMSAGYYNVASQQLIGQPDVQPAATVDVTLFFDDVPVTFSALPVRYKFNDQVRGELYEPLIILPPFTLETSGSVNVLKPKQAAEQEFTYTAQKNLDSVVIYDNNGIVLRERNLPKGERKTYNGAADFYTRTGKQSTSFLSTISYFEKPQAITAKTLHTIRYEHIPYINYFTDAVNKYVVLDVKTEGKKIGYIVGAGDKVPEALEQMGYDVTLLGEKELERNNLRQFDAIIAGVRAFNANDFMGKYYTRLMKYVQDGGNYIVQYSQNNNIRSPKIGPYNFTVSNRRITDENAAVTFLKPGHPVLNFPNKITQDDFAGWIQERSIYHADNWDGNYEAILRMNDPGEAPNDGSLIVTKYGKGFFTYTGLVFFRELPAGVPGAYRLLANIIALNKIKGM from the coding sequence ATGAAAAAGATTTTTTTAGCCCCATTTGCTTTCATCATTTCTTTTTTTGGGCAAGCGCAAACGCCTTCTTTCCCTACGTCCGGTGATATTTATTTGGGCATCAAAAAGCTCAACGTACTGGGCAGCGTGTTGTACTTCGCCGCGCATCCCGACGACGAAAACACAAGGCTGCTCACGTATTTTTCAAAGGACAAATTGTACCGCACCGGCTATCTTTCGTTAACCCGCGGCGACGGCGGACAAAACCTCATTGGCGACGAGCAGGGCATTGAACTGGGTTTGATTCGCACACAGGAATTGCTGGCCGCCCGCCGCATTGATGGTGCCGAACAATTCTTTTCGCGGGCTTATGATTTTGGCTACAGCAAATCGCCGGAGGAAACCTTTACGAAATGGGACCGCGAAAAAATTTTAAGCGATGCCGTTTGGGTGATTCGCAAATTTGAACCGGACGTTATCATCACGCGGTTTCCAACAACCGGCGAAGGCGGTCATGGCCAACATACCGCTTCGGCTATTATTGCCGTTGAAGCCTTTCGTGCGGCTGCTGATCCCAAACGTTTTCCCGAGCAATTGCAATGGGTAAAACCATGGCAGGCCAAGCGTCTGCTTTGGAATACGTTCAACTTCGGAAGCGCAAATACTACAAGTCCTGATCAATTTAAAATTGACGTGGGCGGGTTTAATCCTGTGCTTGGAAAAAGCTACGGCGAGATTGCCGCCGAAAGCCGCAGCCAGCACAAAAGCCAGGGCTTTGGCGTGGCGCGGAGCAGGGGGGAAGCGATTGAATTTTTCAGGACGCTTGACGGTGATGCGCCGGCGAATGATTTACACGAAGGGGTGAAAACAGATTGGTCGAAAGTAGCAAGCGGCACCGAACTTCAGGCAATTCAATCGGCCGTTAATGACTTAACCGCAGGCTTCGATTTTTCTGCACCGCAGAAGGCAGTTCCGCAGTTGCTGAAGCTTTATAAACTTCTGCAGGCTTCGTCCTTTGCCAACAGTGTTTGGGGCCTGCAAAAGCAAAAAGAAATAAAAGATTTGATTGTTGCCGCAAGCGGCTTGTGGATAGAAGCTTTCTCCAATGTTCCTTCGGCGGCGCAAGGCGATTCGCTGCAAATCAGCGTTGCGCTCAACAACCGTCTTGGCCAGCCAATGCGCCTGCAAAAAATAAGCGGCGGCACAAAGCCCGGTGAAATAACAAAAGCCTTTGACACGGTGCTTGCCAAAAACCGGAATTTTGTTTTTGCGCAAAAAATAAAAATCGCGAACGATGCGCCCATCACGCAACCGTATTGGTTGCAGGAGAAGATGAGTGCCGGTTATTACAATGTGGCTTCGCAGCAATTGATTGGACAACCCGATGTGCAGCCCGCGGCCACCGTGGATGTAACGCTGTTTTTTGACGACGTGCCGGTTACGTTTTCAGCGCTTCCGGTCCGGTATAAATTCAACGACCAGGTGCGGGGAGAACTCTACGAGCCGCTGATAATTCTTCCGCCTTTTACACTTGAAACATCGGGATCGGTGAACGTCCTCAAGCCCAAGCAAGCAGCCGAACAAGAATTTACGTATACAGCGCAAAAGAATTTGGACAGCGTCGTGATTTACGATAACAACGGCATTGTGCTGCGCGAACGAAACTTGCCAAAAGGCGAACGCAAAACCTATAACGGCGCCGCAGATTTTTACACAAGAACGGGCAAGCAGTCAACATCGTTTCTTTCTACGATTTCTTATTTTGAAAAGCCGCAGGCAATAACGGCAAAGACGTTGCACACCATTCGGTACGAACACATTCCATACATCAATTACTTCACCGACGCGGTGAACAAATACGTGGTGCTGGATGTAAAAACGGAGGGGAAAAAGATTGGCTACATCGTTGGTGCCGGCGACAAAGTGCCCGAAGCGCTTGAACAAATGGGCTACGATGTAACGCTGCTTGGTGAAAAAGAACTGGAGCGAAACAATCTCAGGCAATTCGATGCCATCATTGCCGGCGTGCGGGCCTTTAACGCAAACGACTTTATGGGCAAGTACTACACCAGATTAATGAAGTACGTACAGGACGGCGGCAACTACATTGTGCAGTATTCGCAAAACAACAACATTCGTTCACCAAAGATTGGACCCTATAATTTCACTGTTTCTAACAGGCGCATTACCGATGAAAATGCCGCGGTAACGTTTTTAAAACCCGGACATCCGGTGTTGAATTTTCCAAACAAGATTACGCAGGATGATTTCGCCGGCTGGATACAGGAACGAAGCATTTATCATGCGGACAACTGGGACGGTAATTACGAGGCCATCCTGCGCATGAACGATCCGGGCGAAGCGCCAAACGACGGCAGTTTGATTGTCACCAAATACGGTAAAGGATTTTTCACGTACACGGGTTTGGTGTTCTTTCGGGAACTTCCCGCCGGTGTGCCCGGTGCTTATCGTTTGCTGGCAAATATTATTGCGTTAAACAAAATAAAAGGCATGTAA